In Helianthus annuus cultivar XRQ/B chromosome 9, HanXRQr2.0-SUNRISE, whole genome shotgun sequence, the following are encoded in one genomic region:
- the LOC110877021 gene encoding 3-oxoacyl-[acyl-carrier-protein] synthase II, chloroplastic, with protein sequence MAASMVCTWIVAACMSVSSSSSSNSLFSSKRKRRLDRFSLSSRCRRGGRVAMAIAIQPSSIEMEEETTLTKRKQPPTKQRRVVVTGMGVETPIGNNPDQFYNNLLQGVSGITQIEAFDCSSYPTRIAGEIKNFSTDGWVAPKLSKRMDRFMLYMLTAGKKALADAGISPSDSDEIDKSRCGVLIGSAMGGMKVFNDAIEALRVSYRKMNPFCVPFATTNMGSAMLAMDLGWMGPNYSISTACATSNFCILNAANHIIRGEADMMLCGGSDAVIIPIGLGGFVACRALSERNTDPAKASRPWDSGRDGFVMGEGAGVLLLEELEHAKKRGAKIYAEFLGGSFTCDAYHMTEPHPEGAGVILCIEKALSQAGVKREDVNYINAHATSTPAGDLKEYHALLHCFGNNQELRVNSTKSMIGHLLGAAGAVEAVATVQAIRTGWIHPNINLENPDQGVDTKVLVGSKKERLNVKVGLSNSFGFGGHNSSILFAPFQ encoded by the exons atggCGGCATCTATGGTGTGCACATGGATAGTAGCCGCCTGCATGTCCgtctcttcttcttcctcttccaaTTCTCTCTTCTCTTCCAAACGCAAACGCAGGCTCGATCGATTTTCACTTTCCTCCAGATGCAGGCGAG GAGGTCGCGTAGCAATGGCTATAGCCATTCAACCTTCTTCAATTGAAATGGAGGAGGAGACGACCCTCACCAAAAGGAAGCAGCCGCCTACAAAACAAAGGCGAGTTGTTGTGACAGGCATGGGTGTGGAGACCCCAATCGGCAACAATCCCGACCAGTTCTACAACAATCTGCTCCAGGGGGTTAGCGGCATTACTCAAATCGAGGCCTTCGATTGCTCCAGCTATCCAACA AGAATTGCTGGAGAAATAAAAAATTTCTCCACAGATGGATGGGTGGCCCCAAAGCTGTCCAAAAGGATGGACAGGTTTATGCTCTACATGCTGACTGCCGGCAAGAAGGCTCTTGCAGATGCTGGGATCTCCCCATCTGATTCTGATGAGATTGATAAGTCCAGATGTGGAGTCCTCATTGGCTCTGCTATGGGTGGTATGAAGGTTTTCAATGATGCCATAGAAGCTTTGAGGGTCTCATATAGGAAGATGAATCCTTTCTGCGTACCCTTTGCCACTACTAATATGGGATCTGCCATGTTGGCCATGGATCTG GGTTGGATGGGTCCTAACTATTCCATCTCTACAGCCTGTGCCACAAGCAACTTCTGCATACTCAATGCAGCCAATCACATCATCAGAGGTGAAGCT GACATGATGCTTTGTGGTGGCTCCGATGCTGTCATTATACCTATAG GATTGGGAGGATTTGTCGCATGCAGAGCTCTGTCCGAGAGAAACACCGACCCTGCCAAAGCTTCTCGCCCATGGGATTCG GGCCGTGATGGGTTTGTTATGGGAGAAGGAGCAGGAGTCCTATTGCTGGAAGAACTTGAGCATGCTAAG AAAAGGGGTGCGAAAATCTATGCGGAGTTTCTGGGTGGAAGCTTCACTTGTGATGCGTATCATATGACAGAACCTCATCCTGAAGGTGCTGGTGTCATTTTATGCATAGAGAAAGCCTTGTCTCAGGCTGGGGTGAAGAGGGAGGATGTCAACTATATAAATGCACATGCTACATCAACACCAGCTGGTGACCTCAAGGAATACCATGCTCTTCTTCATTGTTTTGGCAACAACCAAGAGTTGCGAGTCAACTCTACAAAATCAATGATCGGTCACCTTTTAGGAGCAGCCGGTGCTGTAGAAGCCGTTGCAACTGTACAG GCAATACGGACGGGTTGGATTCATCCAAATATTAATCTTGAAAATCCAGACCAAGGCGTA GACACCAAAGTGTTAGTGGGCTCAAAGAAAGAAAGACTGAATGTCAAGGTTGGGTTGTCTAATTCATTTGGATTTGGGGGTCACAACTCATCAATATTATTTGCGCCTTTCcaatag
- the LOC110880349 gene encoding uncharacterized protein LOC110880349, whose translation MRDFLTHKRKIESIQQVNLSEECSAALLNKLPQKKICPGSFTIPCFIGGSPISNALSDLGASINLMPASIFNRLGLRKPHPARMSIELADRSVKYPQGVMENLLVKVGEFVFPADFVILDMEEDTEIPLILGRPFLATARAMVDMSDGRLTLRVGDKEIKFEVGQRVEYDPVNYLKAIDSSLHYARRRCNLECESTRLGNI comes from the coding sequence atgagggacttcctcactcacaaAAGGAAGATTGAATCAATTCAACAAGTCAACTTAAGTGAAGAATGCTCGGCGGCACTCCTCAACAAGCTCCCGCAAAAGAAAATCTGTCCCGGAAGCTTCACCATTCCTTGCTTCATTGGAGGATCACCGATTAGCAATGCACTTTCCGACCTAGGAGCAAGCATCAACTTAATGCCCGCCTCTATATTCAACCGACTTGGACTCAGAAAGCCACACCCTGCAAGGATGAGCATAGAATTGGCGGATAGGTCGGTAAAGTACCCTCAAGGTGTCATGGAAAACCTCTTGGTAAAGGTTGGGGAATTTGTTTTCCCAGCTGACTTTGTAATcctagatatggaagaagacaccgagaTCCCGCTCATATTAGGAAGacctttccttgccaccgcacgGGCTATGGTGGATATGAGTGATGGAAGACTAACGTTGAGGGTAGGTGACAAGGAAATCAAGTTTGAAGTGGGACAAAGAGTAGAGTACGATCCAGTCAATTACCTCAAAGCCATAGACTCGAGCCTACACTACGCTCGTCGTCGGTGCAACTTGGAATGCGAGTCAACTCGATTGGGTAACATTTGA